The following coding sequences are from one Caminibacter pacificus window:
- a CDS encoding chloride channel protein → MIEKLKKLLFEKDDINILSYIKNSFKEIVTSSNMRIDVLSIVFFLGKWLPFAIAIGITTGIIASFMDLMVIKINNFLSKDVIYFFIYPVIVSIIVGIVIKKYPEVEGPGIGYSILHLKTRKYISFKIIFHKIIVAIFTLSGGFIAGREGPSFFLGVALGEWMGKVYGFSKKYKNMLGLIGGGAFTGALLKAPLGSSIFAMELENMYDFDYRPFIPMIVASIVSYLTFSFFRGNHPFIDLSGKPIWNLDTIPYIIMMGLAISALIYFYTIFFHFAQKVSRAFKTQMRPVIGTLIAVPFIIFLYYYTKDMDVLSAPANMQILSKMANFSFSISDDVVIIVSTFFITSFTLAFGIPGGLVLPVLIMGSAVGNIFGHFFNDQFITFTLAGMGAALAAAAKTPLAAIVMITEMSHDDVVIPMTAAVITSYLTSFGYSTYLGQKNIFKGSLRSFSVKRHNEKG, encoded by the coding sequence ATGATTGAAAAATTAAAAAAACTTCTTTTCGAAAAAGACGACATTAATATTTTATCGTATATTAAAAACTCTTTTAAAGAAATCGTTACCTCATCAAATATGAGAATCGACGTTTTATCTATCGTGTTTTTCTTAGGGAAGTGGCTACCTTTTGCTATTGCAATCGGTATTACTACCGGTATTATAGCTTCATTTATGGATTTGATGGTAATAAAAATCAATAATTTTCTCTCAAAAGACGTAATTTATTTTTTTATTTATCCGGTAATAGTATCGATAATTGTAGGTATTGTTATCAAAAAATATCCCGAAGTCGAGGGTCCGGGGATTGGATATTCGATTTTGCATTTAAAGACAAGAAAGTATATCTCTTTTAAAATTATTTTTCATAAAATAATCGTCGCTATTTTTACGTTATCGGGCGGTTTTATCGCCGGTCGTGAGGGGCCTTCTTTTTTCTTGGGAGTAGCACTTGGAGAATGGATGGGAAAAGTTTACGGATTTAGCAAAAAATACAAAAATATGCTCGGACTTATAGGCGGGGGTGCATTTACCGGGGCACTTTTGAAAGCTCCGCTTGGAAGTAGTATTTTTGCTATGGAGCTTGAAAATATGTACGATTTTGACTATCGTCCTTTTATTCCGATGATTGTGGCTTCAATTGTGAGTTATCTTACTTTTTCTTTTTTTAGAGGAAATCATCCGTTTATCGACCTTAGCGGTAAGCCTATTTGGAATTTGGATACGATTCCTTATATTATTATGATGGGACTGGCAATTTCCGCTCTTATCTATTTTTATACGATATTTTTTCATTTCGCTCAAAAAGTCTCCCGTGCTTTTAAGACTCAAATGAGACCCGTTATCGGGACTTTGATAGCGGTACCTTTTATTATATTTTTGTATTATTATACGAAAGATATGGACGTATTAAGCGCTCCTGCGAATATGCAAATACTTTCTAAAATGGCGAATTTTTCATTTTCTATAAGTGATGATGTGGTGATTATAGTTTCGACGTTTTTTATTACGAGTTTTACTTTGGCTTTCGGTATTCCGGGGGGACTTGTTTTGCCGGTGCTTATTATGGGAAGTGCGGTCGGTAATATTTTCGGACACTTTTTTAACGACCAATTCATTACTTTTACGCTTGCCGGAATGGGTGCGGCGCTTGCTGCTGCGGCAAAAACACCTCTTGCGGCTATCGTGATGATTACTGAGATGAGTCATGACGACGTGGTTATTCCTATGACAGCGGCTGTTATTACGAGTTATTTGACGAGTTTCGGATATTCTACGTATCTCGGTCAAAAAAATATATTCAAAGGTTCGCTAAGAAGCTTTTCGGTGAAGAGACATAATGAGAAGGGATGA